tactcaaaatactcaaaagtaattacaaaaaaagacatctaatgatgcttagttggcctagatcttctatttgttgggcttgagctgaagcttgaacttgtatttggggtTGGggttgggcctcttccatcatcccctccctcttgaaaaggatttatcctcaaatccaatgcttcttcttcatcatcattatgtggatgtatgtggctggatggtttccatcatctGCTCTCCCATGGAGCGTTCTTCCAAACGTTGTAAATTCCTACGCAACTTGTCGTTGGTTTTGCGTAACTCATCATTGGTGACACGCGAAGCATCCAACTCGATCCTGAACTGTTCTTCCATGTGAGCCTGTTCGGCCCTAGACGCCGTCACCGACTCTTGGAGAGCGGTGAAattctccatgagttgttgtatAGTGAGGTTGTTGCCTTCTTTTGATCCTGTGGGACCTTATCTAGTTGTCCTCATGCTGCTCAGTAGTTTCAATCACAAATATGGATGAGACCTaattttatcgggccccacggtgggcgccaaatgttcctgttGGTTTACTTGGTCGTCGGTAGACTTCTTGTAGGCGAGCTCGGACTCCGTCTACATCGTTGTGGAACTCGTGCTTTCCTCAATGTTTGGTTGTTGTTCCTGTTAAGACAGAGGGCCCCCTGATGGTCggttgcactctgacgatcaagtcagtacagggCTATAATAAACAAGAAGTATCTAATTTAATGCTTAGTAAAGTGTAGTCAAGCGTTAGTAAAAGTGTACCATAACCAGGGATCttaagtcccttttatagagtGTTGCTACGTTACCTCTTGCGATAACAACTTCTGTTACGAGAATCTTATCTCGAGTGTGGACATATTCAATGGGAGAAGATCCCGCTTCAGTGTGTGTAGTCTTAACAGCACAGCCGCGCAAAATCTTATCTCCTAGGAGTGtatcaaatcttaacagaataaccacctgGATACCCACTTGGGTATCATTCTTCAGGATCAAATATGTTTTCAAGTACATTTACATGCTTTGTGTATCATAGTACCATGCATATGTTATTACGTGTCAGCATGCAAATACTCTATCAAGCCCTAACACACTTTGGGCTGAAACTGATAGAATACCTTTTAGTTTTTATAGACCCAAATGCACTACATGCACCCCTTGGCCCATTTAACACACTTTCGCTGACCTACCAGACCTTATACGAAAGATTATATCAATGCACGATGAGAGTTAGTATGCACATACTTGAGCCCAATCATGTACCTCTCGACCCAACAATCGAGCTGACCTGCCTGTCGCAGGCGCCGTTGCCCGAACTCCGAGAACTGGGCTCTACGTGCTCTGGTTCACTACACATTGTTCCCGTATGCCAATATAGTCCCACATCGCTTAGGAGTCGAGGCCAAAGGAAGTTTATATATTCCCTCCTCCCTCAACCCACCGAGGcaccttttaaggacaaaatcgtGACGGAGCACCGACCTCCAAAGCGAACAATACCTCGGATGCAgtgattgaccctagcgatgcTATCTCTCGGACTTGAGGTCAGAacattggcgcccaccgtggggccgaagTGGCTCCTTAGCCCCTCAACTAGGAGGAATCCACTTCCCTTAGACctcgactggggggcttgttccTATATGCCAATATAGTCCCACATCGCTCAGGAGTCGAGGTCAAGGGTagtttatatactccctccTCCCTCAACCCACCGAGacgccttttaaggacaaaactgtGAAGGAGCACCGACttccaaagcggacaatacctaGGATGtggtgattgaccctagcgatgcTATCTCTCGGACTTGATGTTGGAACACTCATCATGATTATTATCATGTGGCACTTCATTGTTATCTTGCATCTGATTTTGTTGAGTTGGTTGCTGAAAAATATGTTGTGCAGCTGCTACTGCTTCGGGTCATAGATATTGCATCATAAAATCTTGAAAGGATTGAAACCGAGCATTCATGTGTTGAATCTGCTGCCTAAGTTcaacaatttcttttaaatcaaCTTTCTTATTACTAGAAGATGCTTGTGTTTCTTGTATGTAGTGATCAACACAGTCGTTCTGATGATCGACACATCCAACCTCACACACTCGTTCCTTGTACCTTCCACCTACATCTTGTACCCAACAATTGTTCCTTAATATTTCCTCCTCAACGGGATCTAATGGAGTAGATATTGAGGTAGACATAGATTGTGACTCAGATAATGCTCGAGAGAGTCTACTTTCTAAATCTTCCTATCAAAATGAAAAGTATTTGTTATCATAGTAATTAATGTACATgaaaaaaaagttcaaaataaaactaacaTGTGTCTGCCTTGATCTATCATCTACAAAATCCCTAGTGCTCTTCCGTATATGTGTTTTTTGAAACACTTCATCAACATGGACCGAGCGGCCAAGCTCCTCTgtctataaaattttataaattaaggaggtaataattaatcatagattaatacaaaattttatatggAAGTCATACCAAACGAATAGCGTGTTCATGCACACTAATGGATCGTCCGGTGTGCAGACATCCACCTTTTTCGAACAAACGATTCTTTGTAGCTATATCACATTTTGATCGATACACAGGCATGTTCCACTTTTCTTTGAGGCTATTCCAAACACTATTGTAAATCCATTTTGGTCGTTTACCTTCTTGGCGAGCTACTTTAAACATTTGTGAAAGGGTGTGAGAAGCCTTCGTATGGAaatttttcttaactttttccTCATCCTAAATCGTCCATGTGACCTTCCTTTGCAAAACAACAAGAATCATCAATccaaattgtaaaatataagCATTTTTAAAGGGAATAAAAAACAAGTACCTTAAAACTATTAGAATTAATGGGCTAAACaagaagggggtgaattgtttgataaaagattttcacaaagattggCTAAGAATGAAGATTTATCAACAATCATAGAAAGAGAAATCAGGGAAGCCAAGAAATCAAAGCAATTAAAACTGtatgcagaaaaacaatcggttgaaatttcGTTTAAACCGGTTATTTATAGCAGTAGAGACAAAAACCACATTAAACAATTTGTAATgagtaagagagagagagagagagagagagagagagagagagagattagacaattaatttatactagttcactcaacaCCTGAGCTCCATCCACtcccagaaaaccactgggtattccactagcAATCAATCAACATATTACAAACACTCAACACCataaagaggtgatcttgaccaCACAAGAACACTAGCCCTCTTTGCTTTTCACACAACCACTGTCAGAACAATCCTTTGACCTCACAGTTTTACAAACTTACAAATATAGAAAGGAACAAAATTACAAGAATTAAAAGGAACATATTACACCTAGTATTCAGGAAATCACAGAGCTCCTAAGACCAGTTCTTGAACGAATGCACAACCTTTAGGCAATCTTGCCAAACTTTGAATCAAATCTCTTCTCACAAACGTTTtcaatctcatttttttttatattttgaatatagAGGGTAATCATATTTATAACTCTTAAATCTAGCCGTTTTAGGCAATCAATcatgagccaaaacagttttaaaTCAACTAAAAGCAATTTtaacaggtttttgaaaagctgtaagaaatttgaaaatcaaccagttgaaatgtcattttaaccggttgaattggttttgacagttagtcaaccaagtcaaaatcAGTTTTGAAAACCCTCAAACAAGCTGGGTGTAAAACAACCAACTAAACCGTGAAATgaaccggttgtttttcacttggcttagaaaaacatttttccttttaaaaacaaattgattCAGCTTGTGCATAGGATTAAGAAAGAACTTTACAcaaattctaaacaccctagaacTAAACTTCAATTAAAGCAGCACAACATCAAGCTCTCATCACAGATTTGGTTCcatcaaagcttcattttctacaatctccccctgatttgatgaagacaaattctTGGGATGCTTTGGAATGTTCTGTTTAGATTTTTGGCACAACCTGCAATCACAAACAAATGCAGAAACACAGGATAATCTATTCCAGATCAATCAGGAACCACAAACTATTTTCCATTAGGTGATTTCCAAAGAGGAACGTCAGCCAAATCAATGTGAAAAACTAGTCACATATACATAGGTgcagcaacagaaaaacaatcgattatttcgCATGAATAATCGGTTAAAAATTTATCAGAGTTTATATCAATAACTTAAAACCAGTTAGAGCAATGTTCAAGCAAATGTGCAAGCAAAATAGATGCAGAAATAGGAACATTACAACCCAAAGcacattctccccctatttttcttcacaaatagagtgaaagaatgataaaaaaaaacaacatggATTAAGGTAAGACATGTAAATCAATGAatcctaactcatttcttaatgAGAACAAACTTGTCCTTGGATAAGGGTTTGGTGAAGATGTATGCAAGCTGTCTTTCAGTGGAAATGAATTAGACCTCACAGTCACCATTACTAACATGATCACGAATAAAGTGATGTCGAatctcaatgtgtttggttctggAATGCTGAACTTGATTTTTTGTGAGATTAACTACACTTGTATTGTCACACAATAAAGGAACCTCACTGACTTTTAACCCAAAGTCCTCAGCTATTGCTTGATCCATAAAATTTGAGCATAGCAGCTCCCTACAGCTATGTACTTAGCTCAACAGTTGACAAAGCTACACAAGCTTGCTTTTTTACTGTGCCAGGATATAAGGCTTGAATCAGGTAGATGACatgtcccacttgtgctctttctatccaATTTAcatcctgcaaaatcagaatcagaGTATCCAACTAAATGTATAGGAGAGTGTGAAGGATACCATAAACCCACAAATGTTGTTCCTTTAAGATATTTCAGGATTCTCTTGGCAGCTTTAAAGTGAGATTCCCTTGAACTGGATTGAAGTCTTGCACAAAGGCAAACAATAAACATGATATCAGGTCTACTTGCAGTGAGATAAAGTAAGGAACTTATCAACCCC
The sequence above is a segment of the Phaseolus vulgaris cultivar G19833 chromosome 2, P. vulgaris v2.0, whole genome shotgun sequence genome. Coding sequences within it:
- the LOC137809166 gene encoding uncharacterized mitochondrial protein AtMg00810-like, with the protein product MQKEFEMSMMGELSFFLGLQIKQSKEGIFLCQSKYCKEILKKFEMENCKAATTPMSTNYYMSVDEAGTVVDQTKHRGLISSLLYLTASRPDIMFIVCLCARLQSSSRESHFKAAKRILKYLKGTTFVGLWYPSHSPIHLVGYSDSDFAGCKLDRKSTSGTCHLPDSSLISWLCQKSKQNIPKHPKNLSSSNQGEIVENEALMEPNL